A region from the Rufibacter sp. DG15C genome encodes:
- the lepA gene encoding translation elongation factor 4 translates to MKNIRNFCIIAHIDHGKSTLADRLLEFTSSVTEREMQNQLLDNMDLERERGITIKSHAIQMNYVYKGEPFVLNLIDTPGHVDFSYEVSRSIAACEGALLIVDASQGIEAQTISNLYLAIGNDLEIIPVLNKIDLPHAMPDEVSDQIIDLIGCEKEDIIHASGKAGIGIENILAAICDRIPAPKGDVHAPLQALIFDSVFNSYRGIEVYFRIMNGTLRKGDKVKFIATGKQYEADEIGVLKLNQEPRQIMAAGDVGYLISGIKNAKEVKVGDTITHASNPDTIQIQGFEEVKPMVFAGIYPVETTEYEELRSSMEKLQLNDASLVWEPETSAALGFGFRCGFLGMLHMEIVQERLEREFDMTVITTVPSVQFKAFTTKDGEIKVNAPSEMPEPNYIDHIEEPFIKAQIISKAEFIGPIITLCMDKRGILLAQNFLTSDRVELVFEMPLAEIVFDFFDKLKTISRGYASLDYELIGFRESHMVKLDIMLNGEKVDALSAIVHRDKAYDWGKRLCEKLRELLPRQMFEIAIQAAIGQKIIARETVKALRKNVLAKCYGGDISRKRKLLEKQKKGKKRMRQVGNVEIPQEAFLAVLKLD, encoded by the coding sequence ATGAAGAACATCCGCAATTTTTGCATCATTGCCCACATTGACCACGGCAAAAGTACCTTGGCAGACCGTCTGTTGGAGTTTACTTCTTCTGTGACGGAGCGCGAAATGCAAAACCAGCTATTAGATAACATGGACCTGGAGCGCGAGCGCGGCATCACCATCAAGAGCCACGCCATCCAGATGAACTATGTCTACAAAGGCGAACCGTTTGTGTTGAACCTGATTGACACCCCGGGCCACGTAGACTTTAGCTATGAGGTTTCTAGATCCATTGCCGCCTGTGAAGGGGCTTTGCTGATTGTAGACGCCTCGCAAGGCATTGAAGCACAGACCATCTCTAACTTGTACCTGGCCATTGGCAATGACCTGGAAATTATTCCGGTCTTGAACAAGATTGACTTGCCACATGCCATGCCAGATGAGGTAAGCGACCAAATCATAGATTTGATTGGCTGCGAAAAAGAAGACATCATCCATGCCTCTGGTAAAGCAGGTATTGGGATTGAGAACATTCTGGCCGCCATCTGTGATCGCATTCCAGCGCCCAAAGGCGACGTGCACGCACCGTTGCAGGCCTTGATTTTTGACTCGGTGTTCAACTCGTACCGCGGTATTGAGGTGTACTTCCGGATTATGAATGGTACCCTGCGCAAAGGCGACAAGGTAAAGTTCATTGCCACCGGTAAGCAATATGAAGCTGATGAGATTGGGGTGTTGAAACTGAACCAGGAACCGCGCCAGATTATGGCCGCTGGGGATGTGGGGTATCTTATCTCAGGTATTAAAAATGCGAAAGAAGTTAAAGTAGGGGATACCATCACCCATGCTTCTAACCCAGACACCATCCAGATCCAGGGATTTGAAGAAGTGAAGCCCATGGTATTTGCCGGTATCTATCCGGTAGAAACCACTGAGTACGAAGAACTGCGCTCCTCTATGGAGAAACTGCAGTTGAATGATGCCTCCCTGGTGTGGGAACCTGAGACCTCTGCCGCTCTTGGCTTTGGTTTCCGTTGTGGGTTCTTGGGCATGCTCCACATGGAGATTGTGCAGGAACGTTTGGAGCGCGAGTTTGACATGACCGTGATTACCACGGTGCCAAGTGTGCAATTTAAGGCCTTCACCACCAAAGACGGCGAGATTAAAGTGAACGCCCCGTCAGAGATGCCGGAGCCAAACTACATTGACCATATTGAAGAACCGTTCATCAAAGCACAGATCATCTCCAAAGCTGAGTTCATTGGCCCCATTATCACGCTCTGCATGGACAAGCGTGGTATTCTATTAGCTCAGAACTTCCTGACCTCTGATCGGGTGGAGCTGGTGTTTGAGATGCCGCTCGCTGAGATTGTATTTGACTTCTTTGACAAACTGAAGACCATTAGCCGCGGCTACGCTTCTCTGGATTATGAACTGATTGGGTTCAGAGAATCTCATATGGTGAAGCTGGACATCATGCTTAACGGCGAGAAGGTAGATGCTCTTTCTGCCATCGTGCACCGTGACAAGGCTTATGACTGGGGCAAGCGCCTCTGCGAGAAACTACGTGAGTTGCTCCCACGTCAGATGTTTGAAATTGCTATTCAGGCCGCTATTGGGCAGAAGATTATTGCCCGTGAGACTGTGAAGGCGCTTAGAAAGAACGTATTAGCCAAATGCTACGGTGGTGATATTTCGCGTAAGCGTAAGCTCCTTGAAAAGCAGAAGAAAGGTAAGAAACGCATGCGCCAAGTAGGCAACGTAGAGATTCCGCAGGAAGCTTTCTTAGCCGTATTGAAATTGGATTGA
- a CDS encoding methylmalonyl-CoA mutase family protein, with protein sequence MSVSAVQPYKPVNHIRIVTAAALFDGHDAAINIMRRIIQSSGAEVIHLGHNRSVQEIVDCAIQEDAQAIAITSYQGGHLEYFKYMYDLLNERGSGHIRIFGGGGGVILPTEIEELHGYGIARIYSPDDGRAMGLQGMINDMLEKCDFPTGQNLNGEVKHLKDKDAKSIARLISAAENYPEEFAKVKEQLLAGVEQLTANKELATPVLGITGTGGAGKSSLVDELVRRFLADFPEKNIAIISVDPSKRKTGGALLGDRIRMNAISNSRVYMRSLATRQSNLALSRYVQDAVDVVKAAQFDLIILETSGIGQSDTEIIEHSDASLYVMTPEYGAATQLEKIDMLDFADIIALNKFDKRGALDAIRDVKKQYKRNHQLWDVNDDDIPVFGTIASQFNDPGMNRLYKAVIAKITEKTGVAFASNLKATGEMSEKVYIIPPARTRYLSEISENNRAYDKWVQEQASVAQKLYGIRQSIEAIQAIEVEDKDRLIKGLEYAFEETALKLDGQNKKLLEQWPEKRQAYKNEFYEFKVRDKVLKIATHTTSLSQLQIPKIATPRYEAWGDLLKWNLQENVPGEFPYTAGVFPFKREGEDPTRMFAGEGGPERTNRRFHYVSKGLPAKRLSTAFDSVTLYGEDPDLRPDIYGKIGNSGVSIACLDDAKKLYSGFNLAHAMTSVSMTINGPAAMLTGFFMNAAIDQQCELYIKENGLESEINQRIEAIFQKTGQKRPTYQGPLPDGNDGLGLMLLGVTGDQVLPIEVYAQIKERTLASVRGTVQADILKEDQAQNTCIFSTEFALRLMGDVQQYFIDHNVRNFYSVSISGYHIAEAGANPISQLAFTLANGFTFVEYYVSRGMNINDFAPNLSFFFSNGIDPEYAVIGRVARRIWAKAMKLKYGANARSQMLKYHIQTSGRSLHAQEIDFNDIRTTLQALYAIYDNCNSLHTNAYDEAITTPTEASVRRAMAIQLIINRELGLAKNENPLQGSFIIEELTDLVEEAVLLEFDRITERGGVLGAMETMYQRGKIQEESLYYETLKHTGEYPIIGVNTFLSSTGSPTVIPSEVIRATEEEKQYQITMLQELQARHAEKAPALLKQLQEVAVQNGNIFEALMEVSKYCSLGQITNALFEVGGQYRRNM encoded by the coding sequence ATGTCAGTTTCTGCTGTTCAGCCGTATAAACCGGTCAACCATATTAGAATTGTCACCGCTGCGGCCCTTTTTGACGGCCATGACGCCGCCATCAACATCATGCGCCGCATCATCCAGTCTTCGGGCGCCGAGGTGATTCACCTGGGTCACAACCGCTCCGTGCAGGAGATTGTGGACTGCGCCATTCAGGAAGACGCCCAGGCCATTGCCATCACGTCTTACCAAGGCGGTCACCTGGAGTACTTCAAGTACATGTATGACCTGCTCAACGAGCGCGGCAGCGGCCATATACGCATCTTCGGCGGCGGCGGCGGAGTAATCTTGCCTACTGAGATTGAGGAACTGCATGGCTACGGCATTGCCCGCATCTATTCCCCAGACGACGGACGCGCCATGGGCTTACAAGGCATGATCAATGACATGCTAGAGAAGTGTGACTTCCCGACGGGCCAAAACCTGAACGGCGAAGTAAAACACCTCAAAGACAAAGACGCTAAATCCATTGCCAGATTAATTTCTGCCGCTGAGAACTACCCAGAGGAATTTGCCAAGGTGAAGGAGCAATTGCTGGCCGGTGTAGAGCAACTAACCGCCAATAAAGAATTAGCCACTCCTGTGCTGGGAATTACTGGTACCGGCGGTGCCGGTAAATCATCCCTGGTAGACGAGCTGGTGCGCCGGTTCTTGGCAGATTTCCCGGAGAAAAACATTGCCATCATCTCCGTAGACCCTTCTAAACGGAAAACTGGCGGCGCCTTGCTAGGTGATAGAATACGCATGAACGCCATCAGCAACAGCCGCGTGTACATGCGCTCCCTGGCTACGCGCCAGAGCAACCTGGCCTTGAGCCGGTACGTGCAAGACGCCGTGGATGTGGTGAAAGCCGCCCAGTTTGACCTGATTATCTTGGAGACCTCAGGTATTGGACAGTCAGATACTGAGATTATTGAGCATTCTGACGCCAGCTTGTACGTGATGACGCCGGAGTACGGCGCGGCCACCCAGCTGGAGAAGATTGACATGCTTGACTTCGCGGACATCATTGCCTTGAACAAGTTTGACAAGCGCGGAGCTCTGGACGCCATCCGCGACGTAAAGAAACAGTACAAGCGCAACCACCAGCTCTGGGACGTGAACGATGACGACATTCCAGTATTCGGGACCATCGCCTCGCAGTTCAACGACCCGGGCATGAACCGTCTATACAAAGCGGTCATTGCTAAAATCACGGAGAAAACCGGCGTAGCCTTCGCCTCTAATTTGAAGGCGACTGGTGAGATGTCAGAGAAAGTCTACATCATCCCTCCTGCCCGCACGCGCTACCTGTCTGAGATTTCTGAGAACAACCGCGCCTATGACAAGTGGGTGCAGGAACAAGCCTCTGTAGCTCAGAAACTGTACGGCATCCGGCAGTCCATTGAGGCTATTCAGGCCATTGAGGTGGAAGATAAAGACCGCCTGATTAAGGGCTTAGAATACGCCTTTGAAGAAACCGCTTTAAAGCTAGACGGCCAGAACAAGAAGCTGTTGGAGCAATGGCCAGAGAAGCGCCAAGCCTATAAAAATGAGTTCTATGAGTTCAAGGTGCGGGACAAGGTGTTAAAAATCGCAACCCATACCACCAGCCTCTCGCAGCTACAGATTCCTAAGATTGCCACGCCGCGGTATGAGGCCTGGGGCGATTTGCTCAAGTGGAACCTTCAGGAGAACGTGCCAGGTGAATTCCCTTACACGGCAGGCGTGTTCCCGTTCAAACGCGAAGGCGAAGACCCTACTCGTATGTTCGCCGGTGAAGGCGGACCTGAGCGCACCAATCGTCGTTTCCACTACGTAAGTAAAGGACTGCCTGCTAAGCGTTTATCTACCGCCTTTGACTCTGTTACTTTATATGGCGAGGACCCAGATTTGCGTCCTGATATCTATGGGAAAATTGGTAACTCGGGGGTAAGTATTGCCTGTCTGGATGATGCCAAGAAGCTGTATTCAGGATTCAACCTGGCCCATGCCATGACGTCGGTGTCCATGACCATCAATGGTCCGGCCGCTATGTTAACGGGCTTCTTTATGAACGCCGCCATAGACCAGCAATGCGAACTTTATATCAAAGAGAACGGACTGGAGTCTGAGATAAACCAACGGATTGAGGCTATTTTCCAGAAAACAGGCCAAAAACGCCCCACCTACCAGGGACCGCTTCCAGATGGCAACGACGGCTTAGGCTTGATGCTTTTAGGCGTTACCGGTGACCAGGTTTTGCCAATCGAAGTGTATGCCCAAATCAAAGAGCGCACGCTAGCCTCAGTACGCGGCACAGTACAGGCAGATATCTTAAAAGAAGACCAGGCACAGAACACGTGTATCTTCTCCACGGAGTTTGCCTTGCGCTTGATGGGTGACGTGCAGCAATATTTCATTGACCACAACGTCCGCAACTTCTACTCGGTGTCTATTTCTGGGTATCATATTGCAGAGGCAGGCGCCAACCCTATCTCACAGCTGGCCTTCACGCTGGCCAACGGCTTTACGTTTGTAGAATACTACGTGAGCCGTGGCATGAACATCAACGACTTCGCGCCTAACTTGAGCTTCTTCTTCTCCAACGGCATTGACCCAGAATATGCGGTGATTGGTCGCGTGGCCAGAAGAATCTGGGCGAAGGCCATGAAGCTGAAGTACGGCGCAAACGCCCGCTCACAGATGTTGAAGTACCACATCCAGACCTCAGGCCGTTCTCTTCACGCGCAGGAGATCGACTTCAATGATATCAGAACCACGCTGCAGGCGCTGTATGCCATTTATGATAACTGTAACTCGCTCCACACAAACGCCTATGACGAGGCCATCACAACGCCTACAGAAGCAAGCGTGCGTCGCGCCATGGCTATTCAGTTGATCATCAACCGTGAGTTGGGCTTGGCCAAGAATGAGAACCCGTTGCAAGGCTCTTTCATCATTGAAGAGTTGACGGATTTGGTAGAGGAAGCTGTACTTCTGGAGTTTGACCGCATCACGGAGCGTGGTGGTGTGTTGGGTGCCATGGAGACCATGTACCAACGCGGCAAGATTCAGGAAGAGAGCTTGTACTATGAGACGCTCAAGCACACCGGTGAGTATCCAATTATTGGTGTGAACACCTTCCTGAGCAGCACCGGCTCTCCCACGGTGATTCCTTCTGAGGTCATCAGAGCCACTGAGGAGGAGAAGCAGTACCAGATTACCATGTTGCAGGAGTTACAAGCACGCCACGCAGAAAAAGCGCCAGCCTTGTTGAAGCAATTGCAAGAAGTAGCGGTGCAGAACGGCAACATTTTTGAAGCACTCATGGAAGTCTCTAAATACTGCTCTCTGGGGCAGATCACCAATGCCTTGTTTGAGGTAGGTGGCCAGTACAGACGCAACATGTAA
- a CDS encoding NADPH-dependent F420 reductase — translation MNISVIGTGSVGQALASRLVGLGHSVFMGTRNVEDSLNKTQPDNWGNPAIGTWIQQNPSVELLPFKEAVEKGTDLLVFAMNGQAALPCLESIGEDTLAGKTMLDISNPLDFSQGFPPSLFVSNTESLGEQIQAKYPALKVVKSLNTMSNPIMVNPTILEGDHTVFVSGNDQDAKAQVTNLLKLFGWEDRNIIDLGDITTARGTEMILPLWVRLYGKLQTPFFNFHVNMAKK, via the coding sequence ATGAATATTTCAGTAATAGGCACAGGCTCTGTAGGTCAGGCGCTTGCCAGTAGATTAGTAGGTTTGGGACACTCTGTGTTTATGGGAACACGTAACGTAGAAGACAGCCTCAACAAAACTCAACCCGACAATTGGGGCAACCCGGCCATAGGTACCTGGATCCAGCAAAACCCATCCGTAGAATTGTTGCCCTTTAAAGAAGCAGTAGAAAAAGGAACCGACCTGTTGGTGTTTGCCATGAACGGGCAAGCCGCCCTGCCATGCCTGGAGTCCATTGGTGAGGATACGCTGGCAGGTAAAACAATGCTAGACATCTCCAATCCGCTTGACTTCTCTCAAGGATTCCCTCCTTCCTTGTTTGTCTCAAACACTGAAAGCCTTGGGGAGCAGATTCAGGCCAAGTACCCTGCCTTGAAAGTGGTGAAAAGCTTAAATACTATGAGCAACCCCATTATGGTCAACCCAACTATATTAGAAGGCGACCATACCGTTTTTGTAAGCGGCAATGACCAGGACGCCAAGGCTCAAGTAACTAATTTGCTAAAATTATTCGGGTGGGAAGACCGAAACATCATTGACTTAGGCGACATCACCACCGCCCGCGGCACCGAAATGATTCTGCCCCTTTGGGTACGTTTGTATGGTAAACTGCAGACACCGTTCTTCAACTTCCATGTGAACATGGCGAAGAAATAG
- a CDS encoding trimeric intracellular cation channel family protein: protein MLPMPQLPITDLPISEIPVSALIPAIDILGTFVFAISGTLTAASKKLDPFGASVIAFVTALGGGTLRDLLLDVRPVWVQDEKLLITVFVSVMVTLLFRKQVEKYRKTMFIFDTIGIAMFTILGMDKALRMGVSPVIALVMGVVSAVFGGVVRDILCNDIPLIFRREIYATACLAGGVAYLVMRKAPLSGDIPILVAVAIIILIRVLAVKLKWAFPNLS, encoded by the coding sequence ATGTTGCCCATGCCTCAGCTGCCCATTACAGATCTTCCTATCTCAGAAATACCGGTTTCGGCCCTCATTCCGGCCATTGACATTCTGGGCACCTTTGTGTTTGCCATCAGTGGCACGCTCACGGCGGCCTCCAAGAAACTGGATCCGTTTGGCGCCTCAGTGATAGCCTTTGTGACCGCTTTGGGCGGCGGTACCCTGCGGGATCTGCTGTTGGATGTGCGCCCGGTTTGGGTGCAGGACGAGAAATTGCTTATCACGGTTTTTGTCTCTGTGATGGTGACCTTGCTGTTTAGGAAGCAGGTGGAGAAATACCGAAAGACCATGTTCATCTTTGACACCATCGGCATTGCCATGTTTACCATTCTGGGCATGGACAAAGCACTGCGCATGGGCGTGTCACCGGTGATTGCCTTAGTGATGGGGGTGGTATCTGCGGTGTTCGGCGGCGTGGTGCGCGACATTCTCTGCAATGACATTCCGCTCATCTTCAGAAGAGAAATCTACGCGACGGCCTGTCTAGCCGGTGGGGTGGCGTATCTGGTAATGCGCAAAGCACCTTTGTCTGGTGATATCCCCATTTTAGTAGCCGTAGCCATCATTATTTTAATCCGTGTGCTGGCAGTAAAACTCAAGTGGGCCTTCCCAAATTTGAGCTAG
- a CDS encoding helix-turn-helix domain-containing protein, translated as MIIDNSEMVFQIEEQQFHCAMDVTMHFIGGKWKTVVLWYLRNDKKRFSELKAHMPQITEKMLSIQLKQLEEDGLVNRVVYTSKPPLRVEYSLTEFGKTLLPLLNEIAGWGRKTGTEKGKIIKARE; from the coding sequence ATGATTATTGATAATTCTGAAATGGTGTTTCAGATTGAGGAGCAGCAGTTCCATTGCGCCATGGATGTGACCATGCACTTTATTGGCGGCAAATGGAAGACGGTGGTTCTGTGGTATTTACGAAACGACAAGAAGAGGTTTAGTGAGTTAAAAGCGCACATGCCGCAGATCACAGAGAAAATGCTGAGCATCCAGTTAAAGCAACTGGAGGAAGACGGCTTGGTGAATAGAGTCGTGTACACTTCAAAACCACCTTTACGGGTAGAATACTCCTTAACGGAGTTCGGGAAAACGCTGCTTCCTCTTTTAAATGAAATTGCTGGTTGGGGGCGCAAAACCGGCACTGAGAAGGGGAAGATTATTAAAGCAAGAGAATAA
- a CDS encoding FKBP-type peptidyl-prolyl cis-trans isomerase, whose amino-acid sequence MELKDLNQKISYIIGRDMAANFTKQGITIEADALSLGLQEALKGTPSQLSQEEIQSCMMQLQMQMQEKQQSTAGASGEQNKKEGEAFLQENKSKSGVTTLPSGLQYEVIKSGSGKTPTKSSNVTTHYHGTLINGTVFDSSYERGEPATFPVNGVISGWTEALQLMKEGDKWRLYIPGDLAYGPRGAGGDIGPNTTLIFDVELLQVH is encoded by the coding sequence ATGGAATTAAAAGACCTTAACCAAAAAATCAGTTACATCATTGGCCGCGATATGGCCGCCAATTTCACCAAACAAGGCATCACCATTGAGGCAGACGCTTTGTCCTTAGGTTTGCAAGAGGCCTTGAAAGGCACGCCTTCACAGTTGTCACAAGAAGAAATCCAGTCTTGCATGATGCAGTTACAAATGCAGATGCAAGAAAAGCAGCAATCAACGGCTGGCGCCTCCGGAGAGCAGAACAAAAAGGAAGGCGAGGCCTTCTTGCAGGAAAACAAGAGCAAGTCTGGCGTGACCACCTTGCCCAGCGGCTTGCAGTACGAAGTGATAAAAAGCGGATCTGGCAAGACGCCAACCAAGAGTTCTAATGTGACCACGCACTACCATGGTACCTTGATCAACGGCACTGTGTTTGACTCATCTTATGAGCGCGGCGAGCCTGCTACCTTCCCAGTGAACGGAGTGATTTCTGGTTGGACAGAAGCCTTACAGTTAATGAAAGAAGGTGACAAGTGGAGACTGTACATTCCTGGTGATTTGGCGTATGGGCCAAGAGGCGCCGGTGGAGACATTGGACCTAACACCACCTTGATTTTTGATGTAGAGTTGTTGCAGGTGCACTAA
- a CDS encoding KUP/HAK/KT family potassium transporter, with translation MSSNSHSANRITGGGLLIALGIIYGDIGTSPLYVMKAIIGSTPINATLVYGGISCVIWTLTLQTTIKYVTITLQADNKGEGGIFSLYALVHRHAKWLVVPAIIGGSALLADGIITPPISVSSAVEGLEILYPHIPTVPIVICILAVLFLMQSFGTQIVGKAFGPVMFLWFSMLAILGIGSVIAHPEVLKAFNPYYAYDLLVNYPGGFWLLGAVFLCTTGAEALYSDLGHCGKGNIRISWVFVKTCLLLNYLGQGAWLMQYEGKKLTQLSTINPFYGIMPDWFLIIGIAIATIAAVIASQALITGSFTLIGEAIRLNMWPKVRLIYPTNVKGQLYVPSINWLLLLGCVAVVLYFKKSENMEAAYGLAITMTMLMTTTLLCYYLLTKRVARLWVFLFLVVYLCIEGSFLVANLIKFPHGGWVSLAIGLLLITIMYIWLKAFYIKRRLTEYVKLKDYVPMLRELSEDESIPKYTTHLVFMTSAERTSEIESKIIYSIFQKRPKRADIYWFIHVETMDEPYTMEYKVNVLAAQDVVRIDFRLGFRVEQRINLFFRKVVQDLVKNGEVDITSRYSSLREQNMIGDFRFVVLEKFLSYENDLPFWENTIMQSYFNVKQFTTSEGKWFGLDTSSVKVEKVPLIINPAREVELHRVN, from the coding sequence ATGAGTAGTAACAGCCATTCTGCCAACCGCATAACCGGCGGAGGTTTATTGATCGCTTTGGGTATCATCTACGGCGATATTGGAACCTCTCCCCTCTATGTAATGAAGGCTATTATAGGTTCCACCCCTATCAATGCCACGTTGGTCTATGGAGGCATTTCTTGTGTTATCTGGACCTTGACACTCCAAACCACCATCAAGTATGTCACCATTACCCTACAAGCTGATAACAAAGGCGAGGGCGGCATCTTCTCTTTATATGCGTTGGTGCACCGGCATGCTAAATGGCTGGTTGTTCCGGCCATTATAGGTGGTAGTGCCCTCTTGGCCGATGGGATTATTACGCCTCCCATTTCTGTTTCCTCGGCGGTGGAAGGCTTGGAAATCCTTTACCCTCATATCCCAACCGTTCCTATTGTCATCTGCATATTGGCAGTACTCTTCTTGATGCAGAGTTTTGGAACGCAAATAGTAGGAAAGGCATTTGGGCCTGTCATGTTCCTTTGGTTTAGCATGTTGGCCATCTTAGGCATTGGCTCTGTTATTGCGCACCCAGAGGTATTAAAAGCATTCAATCCGTATTACGCTTATGACCTATTAGTTAACTACCCCGGCGGATTCTGGCTTCTTGGAGCGGTATTCTTATGCACCACGGGGGCTGAGGCTTTGTATTCAGACTTAGGTCACTGCGGAAAAGGAAACATCAGGATTAGCTGGGTGTTTGTAAAAACCTGTCTGCTCTTAAACTATTTGGGCCAGGGCGCCTGGTTAATGCAGTATGAGGGCAAAAAACTCACGCAGCTTTCTACCATTAATCCGTTCTATGGCATCATGCCAGACTGGTTTCTGATCATAGGGATTGCCATTGCTACCATTGCCGCCGTAATTGCCAGTCAAGCCCTTATCACTGGCTCCTTTACCTTGATCGGCGAAGCTATCCGGTTGAACATGTGGCCAAAGGTGCGCCTCATTTATCCTACCAACGTGAAAGGCCAATTGTATGTGCCAAGCATTAACTGGCTTCTATTGTTGGGCTGCGTGGCGGTGGTGTTGTACTTCAAGAAATCAGAAAACATGGAGGCGGCCTACGGGCTTGCCATCACCATGACCATGTTAATGACCACAACCCTGCTTTGCTACTACCTTTTAACCAAGCGGGTAGCCAGACTGTGGGTGTTTCTATTCTTGGTGGTGTATTTGTGCATTGAAGGTTCCTTCTTGGTGGCCAACCTTATCAAATTCCCACATGGTGGCTGGGTGTCCTTGGCCATAGGCTTACTGCTCATCACCATCATGTATATCTGGCTGAAGGCGTTTTACATTAAGCGCAGGCTGACAGAATACGTGAAGCTGAAAGACTACGTGCCTATGCTGCGCGAACTGAGCGAGGACGAATCCATCCCTAAATACACAACGCATTTGGTGTTTATGACCAGTGCCGAGCGTACCTCAGAAATTGAGTCAAAGATCATCTACTCTATCTTCCAGAAGAGGCCCAAGCGCGCGGATATCTATTGGTTTATACACGTAGAAACCATGGATGAGCCCTACACCATGGAATACAAGGTGAATGTTCTGGCGGCGCAGGATGTGGTTCGCATTGATTTCAGGCTGGGGTTTAGGGTGGAGCAGCGCATCAATTTGTTCTTCAGGAAAGTGGTGCAAGACTTGGTGAAGAACGGAGAGGTAGACATTACCAGCCGTTACAGCTCGTTGAGAGAGCAGAACATGATTGGTGACTTTAGGTTTGTAGTGCTGGAGAAATTCCTGAGCTATGAGAACGACCTTCCTTTCTGGGAAAACACCATCATGCAATCTTACTTTAACGTCAAGCAGTTCACCACCTCAGAAGGAAAATGGTTTGGTTTGGATACCAGCTCTGTAAAGGTGGAGAAGGTGCCATTGATCATCAACCCAGCCCGCGAGGTAGAACTACACCGCGTTAATTAA